One Papaver somniferum cultivar HN1 chromosome 10, ASM357369v1, whole genome shotgun sequence genomic window carries:
- the LOC113316858 gene encoding dephospho-CoA kinase-like isoform X2 — protein MRIVGLTGGISSGKSTISNLFKSHGVPIVDADLVARDVLKKGTGGWKKVVAAFGHEILLDNTGEVNRPLLGQIVFSDPSKRQLLNRLLAPYISKGILLEVLKLWIKGYSVIVLDIPLLFEAKLDKWTKPIIVVWVDSETQLQRLVARDEISEEQARNRINAQMELDSKREKADIVIDNSGSLVETKVEFEKVLSQVMKPLTWTEFGLSRQGVISVFLSVAVGVYACRNFNNSANVR, from the exons ATGAGGATAGTAGGATTAACAGGTGGGATATCTTCAGGTAAAAGTACAATTTCCAATCTATTCAAGTCTCATGGAGTCCCCATTGTTGATGCTGATCTCGTTGCTCGT GATGTATTAAAGAAAGGTACTGGCGGTTGGAAAAAAGTTGTTGCTGCATTTGGACATGAAATTTTACTTGATAATACCGGTGAAGTCAATAGACCACTACTTGGTCAAATTGTATTCTCCGATCCATCCAAACGACAACTTCTTAACCG GTTATTAGCACCTTACATTTCTAAGGGAATCTTATTGGAAGTGCTTAAACTATGGATTAAGGGTTATAGCGTTATTGTTCTTGACATCCCATTGTTGTTCGAGGCTAAATTAGATAAATGGACGAAACCCATTATTGTTGTTTGGGTTGATTCTGAAACTCAGCTTCAACGACTTGTTGCAAGAGATGAGATCTCTGAAGAACAGGCTAGGAATAGAATTAATGCTCAAATGGAACTTGATTCGAAAAGGGAGAAAGCAGATATAGTGATTGATAATTCGGGGAGTCTGGTGGAAACAAAAGTGGAGTTTGAGAAGGTGTTGAGTCAAGTTATGAAGCCTTTAACATGGACAGAATTTGGGTTATCAAGACAAGGTGTGATTTCAGTTTTTCTTTCTGTGGCTGTAGGTGTTTATGCTTGTAGAAACTTCAATAACAGCGCTAATGTAAGGTAA
- the LOC113316859 gene encoding uncharacterized protein LOC113316859 gives MAKRKARRVAEQSSPVNVENDVNNKTEKPEIEEKSNTFVDLEVERRIASTRAIGDAEEQHLLIGLRLLRSNCSDEQLQTPVLQFFKENMPNLAVKTNDGQFEVGWKEEDERNMHASFLQQMFMAHPHCGSARPSIGGFDFSSKEGTTNLQIPDFLMGEPSNTQMFGLQDAFQTPGASSQRYSIGMTPKTQRVPKPGEMLHSARGSPLGVYKEDNMEAIHESGED, from the exons ATGGCGAAACGAAAAGCTAGAAGGGTTGCTGAACAATCATCGCCTGTAAACGTTGAAAATGATGTCAACAACAAGACCGAGAAAccagaaatagaagaaaaaagtAACACATTTGTAGATCTTGAAG TGGAAAGGCGAATTGCTTCAACTCGGGCAATTGGTGATGCGGAGGAACAACATCTGCTGATTGGATTGCGTTTGCTTCGCTCTAATTGTAGTGACGAGCAGCTACAAACCCCAGTTCTGCAATTTTTCAAAGAAAATATGCCGAACTTGGCAGTAAAGACGAACGATGGACAATTTGAAGTCGGgtggaaagaagaagatgaaagaaatatGCATGCATCTTTTCTACAGCAGATGTTCATGGCACACCCACATTGTGGTTCCGCAAGGCCATCTATTGGTGGTTTTGATTTCTCGAGTAAAGAAG GGACTACAAACCTTCAAATACCAGACTTT CTTATGGGAGAACCATCAAATACCCAAATGTTTGGTTTACAAGATGCTTTCCAGACACCTGGG GCAAGTTCACAAAGATATTCAATTGGCATGACTCCTAAAACTCAAAGGGTACCAAAGCCCGGAGAGATGCTTCACTCCGCGCGTGGCTCACCACTTGGGGTATACAAGGAAGACAACATGGAAGCAATACATG AGTCAGGTGAGGATTAA
- the LOC113316858 gene encoding dephospho-CoA kinase-like isoform X1: MVATILSSMKSKTNIVGFMDILKFWYCQKYIRTTVKMRIVGLTGGISSGKSTISNLFKSHGVPIVDADLVARDVLKKGTGGWKKVVAAFGHEILLDNTGEVNRPLLGQIVFSDPSKRQLLNRLLAPYISKGILLEVLKLWIKGYSVIVLDIPLLFEAKLDKWTKPIIVVWVDSETQLQRLVARDEISEEQARNRINAQMELDSKREKADIVIDNSGSLVETKVEFEKVLSQVMKPLTWTEFGLSRQGVISVFLSVAVGVYACRNFNNSANVR; encoded by the exons ATGGTAGCAACTATATTGTCCAGCATGAAATCCAAAACTAACATCGTGGGTTTCATGGATATATTGAAATTCTGGTATTGTCAAAAGTACATCAG AACCACAGTGAAGATGAGGATAGTAGGATTAACAGGTGGGATATCTTCAGGTAAAAGTACAATTTCCAATCTATTCAAGTCTCATGGAGTCCCCATTGTTGATGCTGATCTCGTTGCTCGT GATGTATTAAAGAAAGGTACTGGCGGTTGGAAAAAAGTTGTTGCTGCATTTGGACATGAAATTTTACTTGATAATACCGGTGAAGTCAATAGACCACTACTTGGTCAAATTGTATTCTCCGATCCATCCAAACGACAACTTCTTAACCG GTTATTAGCACCTTACATTTCTAAGGGAATCTTATTGGAAGTGCTTAAACTATGGATTAAGGGTTATAGCGTTATTGTTCTTGACATCCCATTGTTGTTCGAGGCTAAATTAGATAAATGGACGAAACCCATTATTGTTGTTTGGGTTGATTCTGAAACTCAGCTTCAACGACTTGTTGCAAGAGATGAGATCTCTGAAGAACAGGCTAGGAATAGAATTAATGCTCAAATGGAACTTGATTCGAAAAGGGAGAAAGCAGATATAGTGATTGATAATTCGGGGAGTCTGGTGGAAACAAAAGTGGAGTTTGAGAAGGTGTTGAGTCAAGTTATGAAGCCTTTAACATGGACAGAATTTGGGTTATCAAGACAAGGTGTGATTTCAGTTTTTCTTTCTGTGGCTGTAGGTGTTTATGCTTGTAGAAACTTCAATAACAGCGCTAATGTAAGGTAA
- the LOC113316857 gene encoding formin-like protein 11, whose protein sequence is MSSKVFHLMGFINFVLVLCLNAHLLVAVDSSENVVQSYDNAGQIKMYRDEYNGDGKEKNIVKISGQDEIEERRDLVLEKVRNLLGLNSFKTKFPRHGPVEHGMLSPSPAPTIEPPAPVPLPAHIHVGHHRLHPRLPLSPPTILHPVHPEVPRRHGDEVKVKKIVIAVAVSSGAVTVISVLGFLLFCWKFGKGRRRSAKTMSVNATNRSFKGRSKCVNSPITSNKVSLELGPEHFCLHSVEPASKVDLSPVKQNYETVSITWKRKQTNTSLDEVSESGKDSRKSFSDNDSYSSDNVSCSSVDEIISVHEIREVVTPAIDNGNCLLENETIKIEALSSDDESFHSLCGSDSSNVRISNASEGDLRDPSEVVSSPNYPKRSSPPEHSSKLHYASKKKSSTSPVKPVSTPPSHTRNLRQATTSSQGTTITSQLVTQSPPQPPPPPSLLYFSSSHSSFSSKQITSTAASKLPSSSKSDSSSGSNQNLSYDSSSSAQHKSQAVLTSTLGTGSARSIPPPPCPPPPFTKGKNNSLQPPPPPPGPLPQSLAVGKDGIPLPKLKPLHWDKVRATPDRSTVWDNLKSNSFEFDEKMIESLFGYKLQNAPKSDENKSKSPSPTKHTLEPKRLQNITILLKALNATAEQVCNSLNQGNGLCMQQLEALVKMVPTKEEEIMLLSYQGNIDDLGYAEKFIKAVLDVPFAFLRIEAMLYRDTFEDEVVHLRKSFAMLEEACEELRSSRLFLKLLEAVLKTGNRMNVGTIRGGARAFKLDALLKLADVKGTDGKTTLLHFVVQEMIRSEGIKESDIVIAKNNQKIKKMVEEREENCRRMGLDHVSSLSAELCNVKKTATIDLDVLASSVSTLSDGMVNLQHLVHEALSMDARDGNFAKLMKSFLSHAETSIKELKKDEDRVFLHVREITEYFHGDVSKDEANPLRIFVIVRDFLGMLDQVCKEIKSSKLPKIANTAVTPFR, encoded by the exons ATGAGTTCTAAAGTTTTTCACTTGATGGGTTTTATCAACTTTGTACTTGTTCTGTGTCTGAATGCCCACCTTTTAGTTGCAGTAGATTCTTCAGAGAATGTTGTGCAGAGTTATGATAATGCTGGTCAGATAAAGATGTACAGAGATGAGTACAATGGAGATggaaaagagaaaaacattgttaAGATATCTGGTCAGGATGAAATCGAAGAAAGGAGAGATCTTGTTTTAGAGAAGGTCAGAAATTTACTGGGGCTAAACAGCTTCAAGACCAAATTTCCAAGACATGGTCCTGTTGAGCATGGGATGTTATCACCTTCTCCAGCACCCACCATTGAACCTCCAGCTCCAGTTCCACTTCCAGCTCATATCCATGTGGGTCATCATCGTTTACACCCTCGCTTACCGTTGTCACCTCCAACCATTTTACATCCAGTGCACCCTGAAGTTCCAAGAAGACATGGAGATGAGGTTAAAGTTAAGAAAATTGTGATAGCTGTTGCTGTGTCAAGTGGAGCAGTTACTGTGATTTCTGTTCTCGGATTCCTCTTGTTCTGTTGGAAGTTTGGGAAAGGACGACGAAGATCTGCAAAGACAATGTCGGTTAATGCAACCAACAGAAGCTTTAAAGGAAGATCAAAGTGTGTAAATTCTCCAATCACCTCAAACAAGGTTAGTTTGGAATTGGGACCAGAGCATTTTTGTCTACATTCAGTAGAACCAGCTTCAAAGGTAGATCTTTCCCCGGTTAAACAAAATTATGAAACTGTGAGCATAACATGGAAGAGAAAACAAACTAATACTTCCTTGGATGAGGTGAGTGAATCTGGCAAGGATTCAAGGAAATCTTTTTCAGATAATGACAGCTATTCATCTGATAATGTTAGCTGCTCCTCGGTTGATGAAATTATTTCtgttcatgaaattagagaagtaGTAACGCCAGCAATAGATAATGGAAATTGTTTATTAGAAAATGAAACCATTAAGATTGAAGCTTTATCATCTGATGATGAATCTTTCCACTCGCTGTGCGGTTCAGATTCATCAAATGTGCGGATTTCCAATGCTTCTGAGGGTGATCTGAGAGACCCATCTGAAGTTGTCTCATCGCCGAATTACCCAAAACGGTCATCTCCACCAGAACATAGTTCCAAGCTACATTATGCCTCGAAGAAAAAATCATCAACTTCACCAGTGAAACCAGTTTCAACTCCACCTTCACATACTCGTAATCTGCGACAAGCAACAACATCATCACAGGGTACCACAATTACTTCACAACTTGTCACTCAATCTCCACCTCAACCACCTCCTCCACCTTCACTTCTGTATTTCTCATCCTCTCACTCTTCATTTAGTTCAAAGCAAATTACTTCAACAGCAGCATCAAAACTACCTTCCTCTTcaaaatcagattcttcttcagGGTCTAACCAAAACCTATCATACGACTCTTCTTCATCAGCTCAACATAAATCCCAGGCGGTTTTAACAAGTACACTAGGCACAGGTAGTGCAAGAAGTATACCTCCTCCACCATGCCCTCCTCCGCCATTCACTAAAGGAAAGAATAATTCCCTTCAGCCTCCACCACCCCCACCAGGTCCACTTCCTCAATCCTTGGCGGTTGGCAAAGATGGGATTCCTCTACCAAAACTGAAACCACTGCATTGGGACAAAGTCAGAGCCACTCCTGACCGTTCTACAGTCTGGGACAACTTGAAATCAAACTCCTTTGA ATTTGATGAGAAGATGATCGAGTCGCTATTCGGATACAAACTACAAAATGCACCTAAGAGTGATGAAAATAAGAGCAAAAGCCCCTCTCCAACAAAGCACACTCTTGAACCGAAAAGGCTGCAGAACATAACCATACTCTTGAAAGCTCTAAATGCAACTGCAGAGCAAGTTTGTAATTCACTGAATCAAG GCAATGGCCTGTGTATGCAGCAATTAGAGGCCCTAGTGAAGATGGTCCCgactaaagaagaagaaataatgctTCTGAGCTACCAAGGGAACATAGATGACCTAGGGTATGCAGAGAAGTTCATTAAAGCAGTGCTTGATGTACCTTTCGCGTTCTTAAGAATAGAAGCTATGCTTTACAGGGACACTTTCGAAGATGAGGTGGTTCATCTGCGAAAGTCGTTTGCAATGTTAGAG GAGGCATGCGAGGAACTAAGGTCGAGCAGACTCTTCTTGAAACTACTAGAAGCTGTGCTAAAAACAGGAAACAGGATGAATGTAGGTACAATAAGAGGAGGTGCAAGGGCATTCAAACTTGACGCACTTCTAAAATTAGCAGATGTAAAAGGAACAGATGGGAAGACTACCTTACTTCACTTTGTTGTTCAAGAAATGATCCGATCGGAAGGAATCAAAGAGTCAGACATTGTTATAGCAAAAAACAATCAGAAAATTAAGAAAATGGttgaagaaagggaagaaaattgCAGAAGAATGGGTCTTGATCATGTTTCAAGCCTGAGTGCAGAGCTCTGCAATGTGAAGAAGACGGCAACAATAGACTTAGATGTTCTTGCAAGCTCTGTTTCAACCCTGTCAGATGGAATGGTTAACCTACAACATTTAGTACACGAGGCTTTATCTATGGATGCTCGGGATGGGAACTTTGCCAAGTTAATGAAGTCTTTCTTGAGTCATGCAGAAACCAGTATCAAAGAGCTAAAGAAAGATGAAGATCGAGTTTTCTTACATGTCAGAGAAATTACAGAGTATTTTCATGGAGATGTAAGCAAAGATGAAGCAAACCCACTTCGTATTTTTGTGATAGTGAGAGACTTTCTAGGTATGTTAGATCAAGTCTGTAAAGAGATCAAATCTTCAAAATTACCTAAGATTGCAAACACCGCCGTCACTCCATTCCGATGA